GAGAAAAGGGTTGTTTTCACTCACAGTTTTGAAGTttccagtccatgattggttggtCTGTTGCTTTTTGACCTGTGGCAAAGCAGCACACCATGATGGGGAGTGTATAGCAGAGCAGAAGTTCTCGCTTCATGGCCAAGaagccaaaaaagaaaggaagatgcaGGAGCAGGTTCCACTGTCCATCTTAGTGGCCTCAgagacctgaagacctcccactcggccccacttcttaaagattCCAACACCTGCCGGGCATAGtacacatgcctatgatcccagcaatttgggaggctgaggcagaaggattgcaagtttaagaccagcttcagcaacttagtgaggcccttagcaacttagtgagaccctgtctcaaagtaaaatatcaaaaggactggggatatggctcagtggttaagcacccctgggttcaatccctggtacaaaaaaaaaaaaaagattctaccacctcccaatagtgccacagctGAGGACTaagcttttaacacatgggccttttggggacatttaagTTCAAAACTATAGCAGTCTAGTAACATAGACATTTTTTCTTAACTTGCACACATTGAGTACATGCTCTATCACAGAGCTCTGCCCTCAGCCCCACCAtgttattttaatatagaaaCAACATAGtgcatttgcttattttaaatttgtggATACCTGAAAATGGTTGTAATATTTTTACCTTCTGGCAAACAATTCATTTTCCATTTGATCGCTTCTTTAAAGATCATCTCATTTGGAAATGTGAGGTCAATTATAACTTTATCCCTACTTCAGAAAGAAATTCATGAGCTTTCTCAGGAATGAGTCATTTGGGGTGAGAGTTTGCTCCCCTCAGGGGTTCCAGCTGCTAATGCACCTGTGTCCCTGTTGGCCTAGGTGGCAGAGGAGCTGGGGCATTGCCCACCGCTGCAGCCAGCTGCATAGTTTAGGCCGCCTAGCTCAGCAGAACTTGGAAACACTGCAGAAAGCAAAAGGTaaacattttctactttcttttataGTATAGCTTAGCTGCTATACACATTTGTAGATTATAGTGGAAACTAAGTGACTTTATCAGAGCTGAATTTTAATATCTGAATATCTGATCCTTTGAATAAAGCAGAGACCTAAAATTAGTCTTTAGGCTGTTCCTGAATTTTACCCCAAGTTTACAACTAAATTTAAGTAATGATTTGCATAGTGCTAAAAGAATGAAGCATCTCTAGACCATTACCAAAAGGTTTGTGTTTTGTCATCAGGATGTACAGTCATATTTACAGACCGTTCTGGCATGAGTGCAGTGGGCCATGTGATGCTGGGAACCATGGATGTCCATCACCATTGGACAAAAGTAAGAAAGAgctgaaaagtaaaaaatcatCATTGGGTTGTCATTCCTGTACTTGCGATTCAAGCAGTACTGTTACATGCATtaacagaattttatttgttttgtctttgtttttgaaacaggTTTCATTGTGTTGCCCAGGGTGGTCTTGATCTCCTGGGCACAGGTGATCCTCCCACCTTggtctcccaggtagctgggactacaggtgcacaccTCTGCTCTGAACTAACAAAACCTTAAACCATGGCACTAGCTATTTTCCAATGAGATGTTCAGTATTCTGTAGTTCACATACTTAGGAGGATTTTCTGATTTTCAAGGTAGTTTGTGTCTGGTAATATTAAGTGGTCTTTTCTGAAGCCCAGCCCACAAGCCTAcattctgttgttttattttgtttgtttttaacagatttattgaggtataactgACATTCAGtaaattacaaatttaaagtatgtaagtggggctggggttgtagctcagtggtagagtgctcaccttgcatgcacaagaacctgggttcaatcctcagcaccacataaaaataaataagtgaaataaaggtattgtgtccaactacaactaaaaataaatattaaaaatgaaaaaaataaagtatataagtGGGCAAGTTTGACAGGTATATATGAGACCAACACCACAAACAAGATGGCCAGTGCATCCATTACCTGCAAAGGATGTTTGTGGCCCTCTGTAAACCCTCCCCTCCATCCCACCACTGCCTCCCCATTCAACCATTGAGCTGCCTTCTCTCCTAGAGTTTATATAAGTGTAGAGTACTTTTTCCTCTGGTTTCCTTTGCTTACTTATTTTGAGATTCTTCCCATATTGTCACAAATATTTAGAGctactgtttttcatttctgtgtacTGTGCCATACTGTAACTGAATCACTATTTGTGAATCCATTCACCTGTTGCTAGACTTTGGGTTTGGTCTGTTTGGgattttacaaataaaactattataagCATAGTGTCCAAATAtgaggatatatatattttttttctcttgggtaaatacctagaaTGGAATGGTTGGATCATCTCATTaggtactttaattttttaataaaatgcctAAAGAtattcatctttttcattttattttaaattttgaatttaaatattcTAATGGAATGTGATTCTACTTATGaatttgatttgcctttctctaatgacaagtgatggtgagcatttttcatgtgtttatttgccatctgCATATGTTTTTTGCCCAAGCAGCTGTTCAAACTACATATCTGATAAAACTTTGtatctaaaatacataaagaactttcAACACCcagcagtaaaaacaaaaaacagcttgTTTTTactaaggaaatgaaaagaccaaAGAGGATATACAGATGACAAGCACATAAGAAGATGTTCATTGTTAGCCGTTAGGGAAATGCGATCAAAACTTACAgtgatggggggctggggttgtggctcagtggtagagcactcacctagcatgagtgaggcactgggttccatcctcagcaccacgtaaaaataaaggtattgtgtcctcctacaactaaaaaaaatacattaaatatatatatacattttaaaaaaaacttacagtGAGgatgaggatgcagctcagtgcagtgctagagcacttgccagcaTGTGGGAGggtctgggttcagtccccagcaccacaaaaaagcaaaacaaaaactgcaGTGAGATATTACTGCATACTAGAGtggccaaaatgaaaaatagcatCACCACCAAATGCTAGTGAAGATGTAGAAACCTGGATCATTTAGCCCTGCTGTTGGGAATGCAAAATGATGCAGGCACTCTGGGAAAAGGACATGGCATTTTCTTATGAAAGTAAATGTGCTCAGCATTTGACCTGGTAATTATACTCTTGGGCAATTatatgagagaaaggaaaaactaTGTTCACAGAAAAACCACATTCATCCACTTTTCCTAAATCCGATTTACCTTTTAAGATTGGTCAAATTAGACTTCCTTGGAAACCAATGCTTGAATGCCTATCAGCATGCCCTGATGTGGCACTTAGTTCACTAAATTTgaatctttcttttgtttccttgcaCCCCAATTTTGAGGCCCTGGCAAAGGAGCAAACTCATAATCATATGCTGAAAGTGCCCATTCCACTACTTAACACAGTAGATGttcaataatatttattgcttttaatttaatttagttaagAGTAAACTTTAAAGAAAGAGATGTGGAGttgaaatacatacatatactttatttctaaaagtCTTCTTTAGTCACCTAAACTAGTTTAAGATTCCTACCaagaatgtttttatttggaacttatttcttttattttttttttcctgcattctcTTCAACTCCGATCTAAAATCTCTAGACTTACTtacttgtttttaatataaatatatccagaattccgttaaatttttttcttctacttgacttttcttttttagaaaaataattttcttcttaaacatTCTCAATGCCATTTTTTGGGATGCTGAGGTCGAGTTATTATGgtaacataaaactaaatatatctttccttttccttaatcCTATAGCTTTTTGAAAGGTTGCCAAGTTATTTTGACCTACAGAGGAAGCTGATGTTTTTAGAAGATCAAATCAGCTGTCTGCTAGGTGGCATACAGGTCATTTATATCGAAGAATTACAACCAGTGTTGACACTTGAAGAATATTACTCCCTTCTCAACGTGTTCTATAGTAGACTGTTGAAAAGCCGAGCACCTTTCCACCCTCGGAGTCTCCGTGGCTTACAAATGATCCTGAACAGGTAAATTCCTGAACCAGGccaaatgattgatttttttaggtGGATTGTGTATATAAAGACTTtagattattttgtatttcaggGTGTGGATCTtagtaattaaagaaaagaatgtcACTACTATGTTAGCAACCCTCTTCTGCACACGACACAAGCCAATGTGAGAGTATTGAAGTATTTGGATCTCTAGGACATTCTTTGAATATATTGCCTCATGCTGGGGACAGTCAAACTTCATAGGATTAAATCAGTAGCCCACACTGCACATGTGCTCTGCCTGCCCTGCATTGTATACTTAAATGCATTCTTTCTCCATCTTGCACTCTCACCATGAGGCAGTTGCTACTGCTGTTTTACAGAGGACAGATCCAGGGCTCAGTAGTACATGATTAGTCATTGGAGGTTTAAGTccgtgttttttgtttttaaggtggATTTTCTTGATGATTCCTTTTCAGTTCTTGGCAGGGGGTGGAAGAGTCTGTGATTTTCCCTATATATATGTTTCATTGCAGTGACAGATATGCTCCAAGTTTGCATGAACTCGGCCATTTTAACATCCCAGTACTCTGTGATCCAGCAAATCTCCAGTGGTTTATTCACACCAGAGTGCAGCAGGCAAGAGAGAACATGAAAAGAAAGGAGGAGTAAGTACTACTAGCTGTCTGTGAAGTCATGGAGTTCCATCTAACTTTTAAAGAATCAGATGTTTGGAATTCACAAATATGGAACATTAGAACTGTACTAAGGGCctgggctcagtagtagagcacttgcctagtgtgtgtgaggccctgtgttcaatccccaacactaaataaaaaaaaacagaattgaacATCAGAAATTAACTAATCTGTGGgtattccatattttttattccaCACACACCTGCAAGATATTGGATGTGGACTGTTTTATAAGCATAGTAACCTaaattatataatacattttgAGAAGTAGggttacacctgtaatcccagtggctcatgagggtgaggcaggaagatcaaaagtacAAGACCCtaaactcaaaataaatttttttaaaaagggctgaggatatagctcagtggtaaagcacccctaggttcaatccccagtgccaaaaaaaaagtttaaagccagcaaCAGAATAACAAGAATATCAAATAGAGATTCTACAGAGGGAAAAAGGGTGGCAACAAAGGGAGAAAGTAGCCATTACTTAACAGGAATCTTTattgttcaaaattttttaaactacCTGATATAAAGAGAACTTTATCTGCATTTTAGTTACAGTCAGAagaaattttacaataaaaattgtTCTAGTTCATAAGCAGGCCTTTTTCTATAGCCAGGAGTTTCCTAATTGAGTGGTATGATATTGCCTAGTAATGTGTTATGTGTCTGCTGTGAAGAAAGGAGGGTCTGACGTTCAAAAGACAGTTGTTTTAAAGTGCTCCCCGAGGAAGTTTGCcaagtattttattcattcaatcattcagCCATCATTTATTGTGACTGTTGTGTGCCTGGAACTGACAGGTGCCATGGTCAGATGAAGACCTGTCCTTTGTCCTCCCAGAATTCATTTTCTGCAGGAGATTTAACAGCTGAAATATGGCAGTGGGAGCCAGACCACAGGGTTGAGCTGAGCAGGAAGAGCCAAAGCTAAGGCTCTAGCAGATGAGGATAAAGGGAAATCCAGGGCAGAGAGCAGGCAGGAGACTGAGGAGGCCAACTGTGCACATGTTTGGGAGGGACGGCTCCAGGAGAGACCAGGAGGACAGAGATATGGAGCCTGGCAGGGAGAGGAGCAGTGGTGGTTAGCTGACGGGCGGGGGAGAAGCCTTCACACACTCAGTCCCCACAGGATGCCTCTGTCCAAAGCTAGGCTCATGAGATAAAGAGAAAGGATGGCAGCTAAGAACATGAAACTGTCCCTTTAACAGGAGATAAGGGactcattttatgaataaaataaatgaagaaactgcaTCTCTGTTTTGTTTGTGGGATTGGTGACAACTCACTCAGATCTTACATGAATATCCTGCTTCCCAAGTAGTGTCGAGCGTTTGTGTTTGTGGTACTGCTCTGCTGAACTTCCCCTCTGCTCAACGCTGGGAAGCAGTTCTAGCCAGCCTTCCCCAACCACCCATCTTTGTGTTTGCTCCTGAACTGCCAGTTGCTCAGGCAAATGAAAGCCTGGGAGTCCTCGAGATTCCTCTCCATCCCCAACTTCCCAGCCCCACTTCAGAGTATATCCGGATTCCTACCAAGTCTCAGTCCTTCATCCCACACCTGGACCAGGGCTGCATTATTGTGTGGTGACCTCCTACCCAGTCATCAAGCTTCCACattttcctcccccaccccagtccaTTCTTATCCTCTAAGTGAACCAGGGGAACAGTCTTCCTGGGCTGGTGCCTGCAGCCAAGCTCAGCTCCTAGGACTCTGCCTCACTAATTTCTCATCAGCCCTAGCCTCATTAGCCCGGTCTTCTTCCCTCGCCTTCCCCGGCTCCCCAGGCGCTTCCCTCCCTGGCCCTTGGCCATTCCCAGGAGTCTTAGCCTCCCTCTGCCCCTGCTCACATTCACTTTCTTGGGAGGCCTTTCCTAAGGTCTGCCATACCTTGTCAGGTGGGCTTCCCAAGTGACACATGTATCAGTCTAGGTGTAGCCCGAATGGTGTAGCAAGGTGGAGGTCTCAGCCCCCCAGCGTGGAGGGTGCAGCCCACATGAGCACCAGGTCCCTACGTGTCTGCCACCTGTAGGAAAGGATGCCAGTTCTGCTCTGGAGTTGTTTCCTTCCTAGGCTTTACCTGAAGCCCCGACAGAGCCAGAAGGGGGCTCTGACAAAGGGGAGGGAACCAAAAGGGCTGGAAGAGGGGctgagggaggtgggaggagaatGAAGAGCGCCTGTCCTTGGACTATTGATTTTGTTGTGAGCTGGCCAGTGGCTCCTAAAGTTAGGGATTTTATATTCTTCACTTTCTACTTTCTTCAGTCACTAGCAGCCACTAGGTGAGGAAGAATAAGACCTCTTTAAATTATGCATTAATTTTACCCCATTACTGCTAAAAAgatgaaacaaatattttgagaGATACCTGTGGAAATAATGAGTGCCACATGATAACTGTTGTCAtatcttctaaatatataatttgaCATTTATGGATGTCATTTTCAGTGTTGAGTAGAAAGTTACAGCCccaatatataagaatatatttacattttatgttcttttatgtAATTATAACTTATGgtcttattacttttattttcaatataataggttaaaggttattgaaAATGAATTGATACAGGCTTCAACAAAGAAATTTTCTCTGGAGAAGTTATATAAGGAGCCCAGCATTTCTAGTATACAAATGGTGGATTGTTGTAAGAGACTTCTAGAACAGTCACTGCCTTATCTACATGGGATGCACCTCTGCGTTTCACATTTTTACTCTGTTATGCAAGATGGAGACCTTTGTATTCCTTGGAATTGGAAGAATGGAGAAGCCATAAAGTAacagcaatatttttttaaagagataagaaACTGTTAAACTTAATTTAAATCCACAGTTTGATATGACACTATCACTTATGTATTACAAGAACAAAGTTCCTAACTGCTGCTTTAAaagtacacttttaaaaattaatttcttcagggctggggttgtggctcagtggtagcatgctcacttagcatgcatgaggcactgggttcgatcctcagcaccacataaaaataaagacaataaagtccatcaacaactaaaaaatttttttttaattttttaattaatttcttcaaggaaacctgtttttaaaagattttgtcCCCCATTCTATGATGTTGATTGACAAGACTAGGTAAAATGATATTagagtgaaagaaaatatttttagtgataTATAATGAAGGATTCTCTgagtcatatatttttatatgagtgAATATTGGTTTGGGGCTGAACAAGTATGTATGTAAGTATAAACAGGTCTCATACCCAGTACATCTCTGAAGTATTGAAACCATTACATTAGCCCAACACTCATCCTCATAGTTCATCTCATGGATATATACACACGTATTTTCCAGTAACAGCCGGTTGCTATCCAAAATAGATGACTGGTAGGTAGCAAAAATTGGATAACCAAATTTTGcctaaaataaagaatagaagggaaaaaaacaaaatacatagtATTGACATTGTTCTTAAGAGTCTGATAtcagtttattaaaaattttcattgacAGAGTTTAGTTGTAACCTAAATTTATCCTACTCATTAAAATGTCATAAACATTGGAGCTGGGATTATATAGCTCAGCAAGAGagaatgtgcttagcatgcatgagtccctaggtccaatccccagaaaaaatgaaatgaataaaatattgtaacTCTTGGTAACATGAAACCAAAAAACGATATTtttgaatgatttaaaaatttcctgGGCAAAGACTATCCAGGAAAATCCTTGCCAGCTTCCCAGAGGGTTCAAAGAAGCAGTGTCAAGTATAAAGTAGTTCAGACCTTCCAGGTTTTCTCTCAAGCCCACCTTCCTGTTCCTGCAGGTGTTGGAAATCCCCTCTTTAGCTCTGGCCGGGTTAAAGCCTCTCTGAGTCACCTCTCATTCTTAGAAATATAGCTTAATCCCAAAGAGGTATGAGTTATGATGTCTTCAGCAAAGAGACCAGTTCTAGATTCTGTACCCCTCTCTCTGCAGATTTCTCCTGAGATTCCTTAACCAGATCCAAAACCTCTCAGTTCATTTCTCAAGAGAACAAGGTGAATCCTGATTGGGGATTTATGACCATTTTTATGACTCTTCTGCTGTAGAAATCAGAAGAATTATTTTCCATCGTGCATTAGAACAAAAAGATGTTAAAATCAGTTCTTgaagtatgttttaaatttacataaaacatCAAATATGGAAGCAGCTTCACATTGCAAATATGTGTTCAAAAGAAGTGTTGGTTTGTAATTATTCATTTGTGCATATCATCCCTTTTAACTTGTGCCTGACAACTTATattcagattttgttttctaGTAAAATAAGTGGTGTTGCCTGTAAACATTTTCCAGAGCCAAATAATGGGAGTGAAAAATTCCTCAAAGATTATATAAGATTTATTGGAAAATTAGGTTTCAATTGTGCCATTGCTAAAATTAACTAATATAGAATCTTCAATACTAATGTTTTGAATTGGATTTTGTCTCAGAACTCATTATTACATAATAAACAATACCTACATCAACCAGAGAGCTGATTTTTCAATTACTAGTAGTTTCAATACTGTCCAATTAGTAGTTTTACAATTCTGGCAGTGTAAGAAATTGGTGACCTAACACCAAAGGGAAAACTGTCCGACCACTGAGAAGGGGCACCCAGCCTCTGTCTTTATAAAGCCTCGAGGGAGAAATGATCTCCAGCAGGACCTCGCTCCAGATCACAGCTCAGGCTGTCCTGAGGGAGAGCTGGGTCCTGCCCTCCAGGGGAGCTGCACCCTCTGGCCTGCTGCCCAAACAGCATCTCCAGgaatcttcctcctcctcctccctccgaCAAACGCAGCTACCTCCAGGCAGCCTCCTTGAGCTACTAAGAGGGTGGCAGGCTTTGTTGAGTGGGCAAGATAAGAAGTTTCAGGGCCAGCTCACCTTTGAAATTTCTAAAGATTAGTGTCCTTGGGGTAAACCCATCCAGCTCAGGTCGCTGCAGTGCCCCCACTTCTTCCATACTAACTGCCTGTGTCATGGAGGCTGCCACTTCACCCCCAGCTGCCCCGGGCAGTTCTGGCTAGGCTCCCCTTGAGCAAATCAA
This genomic interval from Marmota flaviventris isolate mMarFla1 chromosome 1, mMarFla1.hap1, whole genome shotgun sequence contains the following:
- the Tcaim gene encoding T-cell activation inhibitor, mitochondrial isoform X2, which produces MFCHLRPWRRFCLEKILPHWFHYSRALSGAEAVNALRPFYFAVHPDFFGQHPREREVNENSLKRLSVYLENLQKPGFKSLKPTPLTFYVRETDQNPSDGQEPFSSPGFRAVKFTLHTRDLLSTVLYILNSCSLSVEHIQSMNTNVHSQPLKETKRMSDRPIKWDKSYYSFTGFKDPDEDLEQVSRIETTLTSWLDNNGKSAIKKLKNSLPLRKELDRLKEELSHLLQLSDIRWQRSWGIAHRCSQLHSLGRLAQQNLETLQKAKGCTVIFTDRSGMSAVGHVMLGTMDVHHHWTKLFERLPSYFDLQRKLMFLEDQISCLLGGIQVIYIEELQPVLTLEEYYSLLNVFYSRLLKSRAPFHPRSLRGLQMILNSDRYAPSLHELGHFNIPVLCDPANLQWFIHTRVQQARENMKRKEELKVIENELIQASTKKFSLEKLYKEPSISSIQMVDCCKRLLEQSLPYLHGMHLCVSHFYSVMQDGDLCIPWNWKNGEAIK
- the Tcaim gene encoding T-cell activation inhibitor, mitochondrial isoform X1, coding for MFCHLRPWRRFCLEKILPHWFHYSRALSGAEAVNALRPFYFAVHPDFFGQHPREREVNENSLKRLSVYLENLQKPGFKSLKPTPLTFYVRETDQNPSDGQEPFSSPGFRAVKFTLHTRDLLSTVLYILNSCSLSVEHIQSMNTNVHSQPLKETKRMSDRPIKWDKSYYSFTGFKDPDEDLEQVSRIETTLTMRSQFLILACKSLCGLLPPALLLQSHLLTLCRSWLDNNGKSAIKKLKNSLPLRKELDRLKEELSHLLQLSDIRWQRSWGIAHRCSQLHSLGRLAQQNLETLQKAKGCTVIFTDRSGMSAVGHVMLGTMDVHHHWTKLFERLPSYFDLQRKLMFLEDQISCLLGGIQVIYIEELQPVLTLEEYYSLLNVFYSRLLKSRAPFHPRSLRGLQMILNSDRYAPSLHELGHFNIPVLCDPANLQWFIHTRVQQARENMKRKEELKVIENELIQASTKKFSLEKLYKEPSISSIQMVDCCKRLLEQSLPYLHGMHLCVSHFYSVMQDGDLCIPWNWKNGEAIK